One Planctomicrobium piriforme DNA segment encodes these proteins:
- a CDS encoding ATP-binding cassette domain-containing protein produces MSTTRTLWQLERIRLGPNSRLHIDSLSIPAGVTAILGESGAGKTSLLNLLVRFESPDGGTIHFIPPATNRLPLGWAPVDGGLWPQLTVREHVGESRVQSRESRAGGPLTPALSHEYRGEGAMQDSSLLKSFDLLEVAEQRPNVLSAGERSRLAVARALASRAAVQVMDEPLAHVDSGRLHKYWQVIRDALLHDDSSLLFATHSPETVLREAEHVICLDRGTVVWQGPVLDLYEHPPDERVARFLGPANWFAREHSQTWLGNVALTSPCIRPERLQIVPDETGSCRVVRSRFAGSIAEVELVQPETQQAQVFYHRPIREQLAPGMPVSLRVLCATLLLICGLNFSGCRESNGSERPLSFEKIRRIQLPSEGAMLPAPRSVTFSPAGEMYVLDKAGRMLVYNSENALVKQWWMPEYSAGKPEGAWVMLDGRIAVADTHYHRVLFFDAEGKLTGTLGEQGEAPGQFIYTVKVTQDPHGFLYVAEYGGNDRVQKFTADGQYVLSIGKPGTGPGEFQRTSGIAWKEGKLYVADAINNRIHLFRDDGTFEKVIADAESSGLHYPYDLALAPDGTLWIAEYGSSRITQLTGDGQLLGHYGSAGRGDAQFWTPWGIGVSPIGKVVVADTGNRRLVELQP; encoded by the coding sequence ATGAGTACGACGCGCACACTCTGGCAACTCGAACGCATCCGTCTGGGGCCAAACTCCAGACTGCACATCGACTCCCTCTCGATCCCCGCCGGAGTCACCGCCATCCTCGGTGAATCCGGGGCGGGCAAGACGTCGCTGCTGAATCTCCTGGTCCGCTTTGAAAGTCCCGATGGCGGAACCATTCATTTCATTCCCCCTGCAACGAATCGCCTGCCGCTCGGCTGGGCGCCGGTCGATGGAGGCCTGTGGCCGCAATTGACGGTGCGGGAGCATGTGGGGGAGTCGAGAGTCCAGAGTCGAGAGTCCAGAGCCGGAGGGCCCCTCACCCCAGCCCTCTCCCATGAGTACAGGGGCGAGGGGGCCATGCAGGACTCTTCTCTGTTAAAAAGTTTCGATCTTCTTGAAGTCGCGGAACAGCGGCCGAATGTGCTCAGTGCTGGCGAGCGGTCGCGGCTGGCGGTGGCTCGGGCATTGGCGTCGCGAGCTGCCGTACAGGTGATGGATGAACCGCTCGCCCATGTCGACAGCGGCCGTCTCCACAAATACTGGCAGGTCATTCGTGATGCTCTGCTGCATGATGACAGCAGTCTCCTCTTCGCCACGCACTCGCCCGAAACCGTTCTGCGGGAAGCGGAGCATGTCATCTGTCTCGACCGCGGCACAGTCGTCTGGCAGGGACCGGTTCTGGATCTCTACGAACACCCGCCTGACGAACGCGTTGCCAGGTTCCTCGGTCCGGCAAACTGGTTTGCCCGTGAACACTCGCAGACATGGTTGGGCAATGTCGCATTGACCTCACCCTGCATCCGGCCAGAGCGGCTGCAGATCGTCCCTGATGAAACGGGATCGTGCCGCGTTGTCCGCTCACGCTTTGCCGGCAGCATTGCCGAAGTGGAACTTGTGCAACCCGAGACCCAGCAGGCCCAGGTCTTCTATCATCGCCCGATTCGCGAACAACTGGCCCCCGGCATGCCGGTCTCGCTTCGCGTCCTGTGTGCGACACTGTTGCTGATTTGCGGGCTGAACTTCTCAGGCTGCCGCGAAAGCAATGGGAGCGAACGGCCCCTCTCGTTCGAAAAGATTCGCCGCATTCAGCTTCCTTCCGAAGGGGCAATGCTGCCTGCGCCGCGGAGCGTCACATTTTCCCCAGCGGGAGAGATGTACGTGCTCGACAAGGCGGGCCGCATGCTCGTCTACAACAGCGAAAACGCACTGGTCAAGCAGTGGTGGATGCCGGAATACTCCGCCGGGAAGCCGGAAGGAGCCTGGGTCATGCTCGACGGCCGCATCGCCGTCGCCGATACGCATTATCACCGCGTCCTGTTCTTCGACGCCGAGGGAAAACTCACCGGCACGCTCGGCGAACAGGGAGAAGCGCCCGGACAGTTCATCTATACCGTCAAGGTGACGCAAGACCCGCACGGCTTTCTATATGTCGCGGAATACGGCGGGAACGACCGCGTGCAGAAGTTTACCGCCGATGGGCAGTATGTGTTGTCGATTGGCAAACCAGGCACCGGTCCTGGCGAGTTTCAGCGCACCAGCGGCATCGCGTGGAAAGAGGGCAAACTGTACGTTGCCGATGCCATCAATAACCGGATTCACCTCTTCCGCGACGACGGCACTTTCGAAAAGGTGATTGCCGACGCAGAGTCGTCCGGTCTGCATTATCCTTATGACCTCGCACTTGCGCCCGATGGGACGCTGTGGATCGCGGAATACGGTTCGAGCCGTATCACACAGTTGACAGGCGACGGCCAGCTGCTGGGACACTATGGCTCTGCTGGTCGGGGTGATGCCCAGTTCTGGACCCCGTGGGGAATCGGCGTGAGTCCGATCGGAAAAGTGGTTGTGGCTGATACCGGGAATCGTCGTCTGGTGGAGCTGCAACCATGA